From Marivirga harenae, one genomic window encodes:
- a CDS encoding type II toxin-antitoxin system death-on-curing family toxin: MISEEEAAEIHDILIDKFGGSRGIRDKELLNSAVNRPYQTFDGKELYPTAIDKAAAILESIVKNHPFSDGNKRTGYVLSRLMIMNDKLDIYADQDEKYDLVISVSKGEKDFEQIKDWLEKHSR; encoded by the coding sequence ATGATCTCCGAGGAAGAAGCTGCCGAAATTCACGATATCTTAATCGACAAATTTGGCGGATCAAGAGGTATCCGTGACAAAGAATTATTGAATTCAGCTGTAAATCGTCCCTACCAAACATTTGATGGAAAAGAGCTCTATCCCACAGCAATTGACAAAGCCGCTGCAATTCTTGAAAGTATAGTGAAAAATCATCCATTTTCTGATGGTAATAAAAGGACTGGATACGTTTTATCAAGACTTATGATAATGAATGATAAGCTCGATATTTATGCAGATCAAGACGAAAAATATGACTTGGTTATTTCAGTTTCAAAAGGCGAGAAAGATTTCGAACAGATAAAAGATTGGCTTGAAAAACACTCAAGGTAA
- a CDS encoding amidohydrolase family protein: protein MKRVLNILILIPFFSFSQGGNQPIIDMHLHDYTEQTYYTAPAPDGVMSPKDYQTYRFELLKVLHKYNVKKAVVSTIGGANKLDKEGIFIPGYYTNSPPEDTIAFRQLIESGELKVFGEIGAAYDGLALSDPKFEPFLKICERYDIPVAVHTGGGPADITYRCCPNFRIKFGDPYLIEDVLAKFPNLRIYMMHAGEVFYENALRLMLQYSQLYTDLGVILWVHEQPKDFAEQFLRNAKKYGLIDRVMFGSDQMVWPHAIEKSINELNSYSFLTEEDKKKIFYDNAVNFLQLEE, encoded by the coding sequence ATGAAAAGGGTATTGAACATACTGATACTTATACCATTTTTTAGTTTTTCTCAAGGAGGTAATCAACCAATTATTGACATGCATCTTCATGATTATACGGAGCAAACTTATTACACAGCTCCAGCGCCTGATGGTGTCATGTCCCCAAAAGACTATCAAACTTATAGGTTTGAATTGCTGAAAGTTCTCCATAAATACAATGTTAAAAAAGCGGTCGTCAGCACTATCGGGGGCGCAAATAAATTGGATAAGGAGGGAATTTTTATCCCAGGCTATTATACAAATAGTCCACCAGAGGATACGATTGCTTTTAGGCAACTAATTGAATCTGGCGAACTGAAAGTATTTGGAGAAATCGGAGCTGCCTACGATGGACTTGCATTGTCAGATCCCAAATTTGAGCCCTTTTTAAAAATTTGCGAACGATATGATATTCCAGTAGCTGTTCACACTGGAGGAGGACCAGCTGATATTACTTATAGATGTTGTCCGAATTTTAGAATTAAATTTGGTGACCCCTATTTAATTGAGGATGTCCTCGCTAAATTCCCAAATTTGAGAATTTATATGATGCATGCAGGGGAAGTTTTTTATGAAAATGCCCTACGGTTGATGCTTCAATATTCCCAATTGTATACTGATTTAGGTGTTATTCTCTGGGTTCACGAGCAACCGAAGGATTTTGCGGAGCAATTTTTAAGGAATGCGAAAAAATATGGGCTAATTGACCGGGTTATGTTTGGCTCCGACCAGATGGTGTGGCCGCATGCCATTGAAAAAAGTATAAACGAGTTAAATAGTTATAGTTTTCTTACTGAAGAGGACAAAAAGAAAATATTTTACGATAATGCTGTTAACTTTTTACAATTAGAAGAATGA
- a CDS encoding DUF6624 domain-containing protein has protein sequence MTYPEITRTITKIKKADLALRQQLVDKGQLGESYDKEMEELHYKNARILDEIIDTIGYPTPEKVGEEASEASWLIIQHSISRPDFMRKCAQLLENEVKAKKANPKNLAYLTDRIAVLEGNPQHYGTQFDWSEERQLSPNRVDNWAQVNERRKSIGLNTLEQQTEVIRKQARLENNVPPADFEKRKQEMDNWRQKVGWIK, from the coding sequence ATGACCTACCCAGAAATTACTCGTACAATAACTAAAATAAAGAAAGCTGACCTGGCGCTTCGACAACAACTTGTGGACAAAGGCCAGCTAGGGGAAAGTTATGATAAAGAAATGGAAGAGCTGCATTACAAGAATGCAAGGATTCTAGATGAAATTATAGATACAATTGGTTATCCGACCCCTGAGAAAGTGGGCGAAGAAGCATCTGAAGCCAGCTGGTTGATCATTCAACATTCAATTAGTCGGCCCGACTTCATGCGGAAGTGTGCACAGCTACTCGAAAATGAAGTTAAGGCAAAAAAGGCTAACCCAAAGAATTTAGCTTACCTGACCGACAGGATAGCGGTTTTGGAGGGTAATCCACAACACTACGGCACTCAATTTGATTGGAGCGAGGAGAGGCAATTAAGTCCAAATAGAGTTGATAATTGGGCTCAAGTAAACGAACGAAGAAAATCGATTGGGCTAAACACGCTGGAACAGCAAACGGAGGTAATTAGAAAGCAAGCCAGATTGGAAAATAATGTTCCCCCAGCTGATTTTGAAAAAAGAAAGCAAGAAATGGACAACTGGAGGCAGAAGGTGGGCTGGATAAAGTAG
- a CDS encoding response regulator transcription factor: protein MLGLEKSEVEISGKLTIDDSWDSKIYLSHIPTFDDMYLMSNEMILAAATIDSLGYFQFHLDFLPKSDNLYRLHLIKKGDSRATLIIGGKNENHLFIIANSESNLELINTSKNPPFRQVSFMRSSSNSDFQKVTQLLFFADSIASESSASKRALLESELQKDLQLIADTSNNLLVSLYALYNSDLNSRNSSNIEFLETYFSKWDNTDSEYLKAFRSELPVKDQSSNSYLLVVTIVLMSTVIGFLIFRTRFKKASDLEKLSIQERKIFEVLQQGASNQEISDHFNIGLSTVKSHLSSIYSKLNVKSRKDIVDLK, encoded by the coding sequence ATGTTAGGTCTAGAGAAATCAGAAGTTGAAATATCGGGAAAGTTAACGATAGATGACTCTTGGGATTCTAAGATTTACTTATCTCATATACCTACGTTTGATGATATGTATTTGATGTCGAATGAAATGATTTTGGCAGCGGCTACCATTGACAGTCTTGGCTACTTCCAATTCCATTTAGATTTCTTACCTAAATCAGATAATCTCTACAGGCTTCACCTCATTAAAAAAGGGGATAGCCGCGCAACATTGATAATTGGAGGGAAAAATGAAAACCACTTGTTCATCATTGCAAACAGCGAGAGTAATCTTGAATTAATCAATACATCTAAAAACCCACCATTTAGACAGGTCAGTTTCATGCGATCAAGTAGTAATTCTGATTTTCAGAAAGTGACGCAGTTGCTTTTTTTTGCGGATAGTATCGCTTCTGAAAGTTCTGCATCAAAGCGTGCCTTGCTTGAATCAGAATTGCAGAAGGATTTGCAGCTGATTGCAGATACTTCAAATAACTTACTAGTTTCACTTTATGCACTTTATAATAGTGACCTTAATTCAAGAAATTCTTCGAATATTGAGTTTTTAGAAACTTATTTTAGTAAGTGGGACAATACAGATAGTGAATACCTCAAGGCTTTTCGGAGTGAATTGCCAGTTAAAGATCAAAGCTCAAATTCTTATTTACTTGTTGTCACTATTGTATTGATGTCCACGGTTATCGGATTTTTAATCTTCAGGACAAGATTTAAAAAAGCTAGTGATTTAGAAAAATTAAGTATCCAGGAACGAAAAATATTTGAGGTTTTGCAACAAGGGGCTAGTAACCAAGAGATCTCTGACCATTTCAATATTGGTTTGAGCACAGTGAAATCGCACCTCAGCAGTATTTATTCAAAATTGAATGTGAAATCAAGGAAAGATATTGTTGATTTGAAGTAA